From a region of the Salinispira pacifica genome:
- a CDS encoding KamA family radical SAM protein, translating to MKDLTIHEIISAVDPATRIPYGVSRYYASLAENENPDSDPIAAQYIPRPQEQITLPEESSDPIADEQYSVSPRVIHHYHDRILILVNDRCATYCRHCFRRHFTGSSDGRISSGELDAAAEYLKKTPQVQEVLLSGGDPLMMSDRELSEVIIMLKNAVPGRRLLFRLASRMPVVLPSRITRDLVQTLSAAADKRLWVVTHANHPRELTPEFEQAVSRFVDGGIPVLNQAVLLRGINNSADTLEALFRGLIQMRVKPYYLFQGDLAAGTSHFRTGINEGLDLMDELRSRLSGMAMPTYAVDLPGGGGKIPLTRETVSQDGDAGYILKDRQGRVYRYPREQHAG from the coding sequence GTGAAAGATCTTACTATCCATGAAATTATCAGCGCAGTGGATCCCGCCACCCGAATCCCCTATGGAGTTTCCCGGTATTATGCCTCATTGGCGGAAAATGAGAATCCCGACTCCGATCCGATTGCCGCTCAATATATTCCCAGGCCCCAGGAGCAAATCACCCTTCCTGAAGAGTCCAGCGATCCCATTGCGGACGAACAGTACAGCGTAAGTCCCCGGGTCATTCATCATTATCATGACAGAATTCTGATCCTGGTGAATGACCGCTGCGCAACCTACTGCAGGCATTGTTTCCGACGGCATTTCACCGGAAGTTCCGACGGGCGAATCTCCTCTGGTGAACTGGATGCCGCTGCTGAGTACCTGAAAAAGACCCCCCAGGTCCAGGAGGTTCTACTCAGCGGCGGCGATCCTCTGATGATGTCCGACAGGGAGCTGTCTGAAGTCATTATCATGCTGAAAAATGCAGTGCCCGGGCGAAGACTTCTGTTCAGGCTGGCAAGCCGAATGCCCGTGGTGCTTCCATCCCGCATCACCAGGGATCTGGTCCAGACCCTCTCGGCCGCAGCGGATAAACGCCTGTGGGTGGTTACCCATGCAAATCATCCCCGGGAGCTCACTCCGGAGTTTGAACAGGCGGTATCCCGGTTTGTGGACGGTGGAATCCCGGTCCTCAATCAGGCGGTTCTACTCAGGGGAATCAACAACTCGGCTGATACCCTGGAAGCGCTGTTCCGGGGCCTGATCCAAATGAGGGTGAAACCCTATTATCTTTTTCAGGGTGATTTGGCTGCCGGTACATCCCACTTCCGCACCGGCATCAATGAAGGGCTCGATCTGATGGATGAACTTCGATCCCGGCTTTCGGGAATGGCCATGCCCACCTATGCTGTGGATTTACCCGGGGGAGGCGGAAAGATTCCGCTCACCCGGGAAACCGTGTCGCAGGATGGTGATGCCGGTTATATACTGAAAGACCGGCAGGGCCGGGTATACCGCTATCCCCGGGAGCAGCATGCTGGTTAA
- a CDS encoding YecA family protein: protein MESRSFGVELQKLEKAAGQLAVYHQEEIPGDFWHGYLSAVALSPVALPENQWLRSMVHKESSEETAELEEDLRTMLTGVIEALHEQRFTPYFPGNMESWRECRPSQWCEGFLTGSNLWPEDLQRKAGEELIALTLPVVIFLNPDEYFHDHAPYMNEDEREELMDQSFAFLPKGLYEIPGLWDEVLKDVEDEEDEDYDFLHLN, encoded by the coding sequence ATGGAAAGCCGATCATTCGGAGTGGAATTACAGAAACTGGAAAAAGCAGCAGGCCAGCTTGCGGTGTATCATCAGGAAGAGATCCCCGGAGATTTCTGGCACGGCTACCTGAGCGCAGTGGCGTTGAGCCCGGTGGCTCTGCCGGAAAACCAATGGCTTCGCTCCATGGTGCACAAGGAGTCCTCTGAAGAGACCGCCGAACTGGAAGAGGACCTGAGGACAATGCTCACCGGGGTCATTGAGGCACTCCATGAGCAGCGGTTCACCCCCTATTTCCCCGGGAACATGGAGAGCTGGCGGGAGTGCAGGCCCTCCCAGTGGTGCGAAGGATTTCTCACCGGCAGCAACCTCTGGCCCGAGGATCTGCAGCGGAAGGCCGGGGAGGAACTGATTGCTCTGACCCTTCCTGTAGTGATTTTTCTCAACCCCGACGAGTACTTTCACGACCATGCACCTTATATGAACGAAGATGAGCGGGAAGAATTGATGGATCAAAGTTTTGCATTTCTGCCCAAGGGGCTGTATGAGATCCCCGGGCTCTGGGATGAAGTTCTGAAAGACGTTGAAGACGAAGAGGATGAAGATTACGACTTTCTTCATCTAAACTGA
- a CDS encoding substrate-binding domain-containing protein: MKTVDPVLLLQPGYSFFVSWELAAGIGEVFDAHGIPWISVNGGYLLEENYPVENVGEESIDGCGDKDSELPPDPGGGESGNWIYQLSSRVPASGFIIYGGGLAYREQEGLLRSKIINPLSGRPVVNVGSELEDLPCINADNYRGMYDLVCGLVTTGTFKNPAFLAGPPGNIEAEERYRAFLDALQHASMKFDPEYYIQGDFTSFTARSRIHDFLHSGKELPDLIVCANDLSAFGASQALSEHSISIPEDVMLSGFDDFEYASAMNPPLSTVQFPIREMGKKAAETMLALINEQESGAGNTEEHPNSKEKPEALDSRIASVPVFRPSTGHALKGTQVNRARELLLGDLRIKERQQFRLKFTKILLEQPRLSRCFPELADTLMYAGVRVLLVMLQNEESGDEQLLRMDQGFYVDTSCGERRVVLLTPDTRKIRRGERLLPPDLSEIICTPAHRIHTVPLQHNSTPLGYIVAAVTPDALDLPEHIAYELSGYLYRWTLIHQASQREREREALLDELQHAQRELSRVERLTEMSRLIAGVGHELNTPIGSSITLASFLQDRSREILGSFEHEISADADQESVRRSSENPGEAYGIGEVIKFLHQVGEASDSLQRNLRRAGDLVDTFRSLSVQPGQQKLSRFRPRDVFDILYSRSTSTRGANLDMRIDCPEQLEVYNDAEALEQVFQELIHNSIQHGYESAQKGEIGIQAAVRGEQLTIRYEDGGAGVSQGNVNRIFEPFFTTKRGKGLVGMGLHLVHNLVQYHLKGVISVNRRQGGGLLFLISVPVEHPGT, from the coding sequence ATGAAAACGGTCGACCCGGTACTTCTTCTTCAGCCCGGCTACTCATTTTTTGTTTCCTGGGAACTGGCTGCGGGAATCGGCGAGGTTTTCGATGCACATGGAATTCCGTGGATCAGCGTGAACGGCGGGTATCTCCTTGAGGAGAATTATCCCGTTGAAAATGTTGGAGAGGAGAGCATTGACGGCTGCGGAGACAAGGATTCCGAGCTGCCGCCGGACCCGGGCGGGGGAGAATCCGGAAACTGGATTTACCAGCTGAGTTCACGGGTTCCCGCATCCGGATTTATTATCTATGGAGGCGGACTGGCATACCGGGAACAGGAAGGGCTGCTCCGCTCAAAAATCATCAACCCGTTGTCCGGCAGACCTGTGGTGAATGTGGGCAGCGAGCTGGAAGACCTGCCATGCATCAATGCGGATAATTACCGGGGCATGTACGATTTGGTCTGCGGGCTTGTCACCACCGGAACATTCAAAAACCCGGCATTCCTGGCGGGACCTCCCGGAAATATTGAAGCAGAAGAGCGGTACAGAGCGTTTCTGGATGCCCTTCAGCACGCTTCCATGAAATTTGATCCCGAATATTATATTCAGGGGGACTTTACCTCCTTCACCGCCCGGTCCCGGATCCATGATTTTCTGCATAGCGGCAAGGAATTACCGGATCTGATTGTATGTGCCAACGATTTGAGTGCCTTCGGCGCTTCCCAGGCCCTTTCCGAACATTCCATTTCCATTCCTGAAGATGTTATGCTCAGCGGATTTGATGATTTTGAATATGCATCTGCCATGAATCCCCCTCTTTCGACGGTGCAGTTTCCCATCAGAGAAATGGGAAAAAAGGCTGCGGAAACCATGCTTGCTCTGATCAATGAACAAGAGTCTGGGGCCGGAAATACGGAGGAACACCCAAACTCCAAGGAAAAGCCTGAGGCTCTGGATAGCCGGATTGCCTCTGTGCCTGTTTTTCGTCCCTCCACAGGCCATGCGCTGAAAGGCACTCAGGTAAACCGGGCCCGGGAGCTGCTGCTGGGAGATTTGAGGATCAAGGAACGTCAGCAGTTCCGGCTTAAGTTTACAAAGATATTGCTGGAACAGCCCAGACTCAGCCGATGTTTTCCCGAGCTTGCGGACACTCTGATGTATGCCGGAGTCCGGGTGCTGCTGGTGATGCTGCAGAATGAGGAGTCCGGCGATGAGCAGCTTCTCAGGATGGATCAGGGCTTCTATGTTGATACCTCCTGCGGAGAACGGCGGGTGGTCCTTCTTACTCCCGATACCCGGAAAATCCGCCGGGGCGAACGGCTGTTACCACCGGATCTTTCCGAAATAATCTGCACCCCGGCTCACCGGATTCATACGGTCCCCCTTCAGCATAACAGCACCCCCCTTGGATACATCGTGGCAGCGGTAACTCCCGATGCCTTGGATCTTCCTGAGCATATTGCCTATGAACTCTCCGGATACCTCTACCGTTGGACGCTCATCCATCAGGCATCACAGCGGGAACGGGAACGGGAGGCACTCCTGGATGAGCTCCAGCATGCACAGAGAGAACTGAGCCGGGTCGAACGCCTCACCGAGATGAGCCGCCTCATTGCCGGGGTGGGACATGAGCTGAACACTCCCATCGGCTCCAGCATCACACTGGCATCCTTCCTCCAGGACCGAAGCCGGGAAATCCTCGGATCATTTGAACATGAGATCTCTGCTGATGCGGATCAGGAATCGGTCCGGCGGTCGTCTGAGAATCCCGGGGAGGCATACGGAATAGGTGAGGTTATCAAATTCCTGCATCAGGTGGGGGAAGCCTCCGACTCCCTTCAGAGAAATCTTCGCAGAGCTGGGGATCTGGTGGATACCTTCCGCTCATTGAGCGTACAGCCGGGGCAGCAGAAACTCAGCAGATTTCGCCCCCGGGATGTGTTTGACATTCTGTATAGCCGAAGCACCTCAACCCGGGGGGCAAACCTGGATATGCGGATTGACTGTCCTGAGCAGCTGGAGGTGTATAATGATGCGGAAGCTCTGGAACAGGTATTTCAGGAGCTGATTCATAACAGCATTCAACACGGATATGAATCGGCACAGAAGGGTGAAATTGGGATCCAGGCGGCGGTCCGGGGCGAACAGCTTACCATCCGTTACGAGGACGGCGGAGCAGGAGTTTCCCAGGGCAACGTGAACCGTATATTTGAACCGTTTTTCACCACCAAGAGGGGCAAAGGCCTGGTGGGAATGGGACTTCATCTGGTGCATAATCTGGTTCAGTATCATTTGAAGGGAGTAATATCTGTGAACAGACGGCAGGGCGGCGGCCTGCTGTTTCTGATATCTGTTCCTGTTGAGCATCCGGGGACCTGA
- a CDS encoding TrmH family RNA methyltransferase, giving the protein MQDSEDRYLNDYFQLKDKELRELSIGIAEGRTLVDRLFDSSLKIRSVLSTPANRTHYEKLASPECPVIIREPGEIGGIVGFKFHRAVLAAFQRPEFTHLGSIGSLLHAAPGKRLFADCSGIQEGSNLGAIIRSARAFNLGGIILGPKSADPFSRKAVRASAGWVFSMPLLYTHEPETDIAELKTKGFRLLAAETREHGAVDLSGYRSGMNGADQSRESKPGPAEILLLGHEFTGIRPALLKQADALLEIPMNEDVDSLNVGVAAGIFFYALSRAAGS; this is encoded by the coding sequence ATGCAGGATTCTGAAGACCGGTATCTGAACGATTATTTTCAGTTGAAAGACAAGGAACTCCGGGAACTTTCCATCGGAATCGCCGAAGGCAGGACCCTGGTGGACCGCCTCTTTGACAGTTCCCTGAAAATCCGGTCAGTGTTAAGCACCCCGGCAAACCGCACACATTATGAGAAATTGGCCTCCCCGGAATGCCCGGTGATCATCCGGGAGCCCGGAGAGATCGGCGGTATCGTGGGGTTTAAATTCCACCGGGCGGTGCTGGCTGCGTTTCAGCGGCCGGAATTTACGCATCTTGGCTCCATCGGGTCTCTTCTTCACGCCGCTCCCGGGAAGCGTCTATTTGCAGACTGCAGCGGCATTCAGGAGGGGAGCAATCTTGGTGCGATAATCCGCAGCGCCCGTGCGTTCAACCTGGGCGGCATCATTCTGGGGCCCAAATCTGCCGATCCCTTCAGCAGAAAGGCTGTGAGGGCCAGTGCCGGCTGGGTGTTCTCCATGCCCCTGCTCTATACCCATGAACCTGAAACCGATATTGCAGAACTGAAAACCAAAGGGTTCCGCCTGCTTGCTGCGGAAACGCGGGAACACGGAGCTGTTGATCTTTCCGGGTACCGATCCGGAATGAACGGCGCCGATCAGTCCCGGGAAAGCAAGCCTGGCCCGGCTGAGATCCTTCTGCTGGGTCATGAATTCACCGGGATCCGGCCTGCTCTGCTGAAACAGGCTGATGCCCTTCTGGAGATTCCCATGAATGAGGATGTTGACAGCCTGAATGTGGGAGTTGCTGCGGGAATATTTTTCTATGCCTTGAGCCGGGCTGCAGGTTCATAG
- a CDS encoding YqgE/AlgH family protein: MAETGPLFPGNADFLGGKFIISEAELTDPNFQFTVVLIISHDSAGALGLVVNRPSNSTLGDLFPEQFGDHSASHIPIFVGGPVQQEYIFLVQQGLPEDYRSEAAILIHDNIYFEPDVRPVLQFIHDSWDDLPYTHRPKLRFFAGYSGWANGQLEAELDQKAWVTQPSSSDIIFSPNPEVGWRDALKKKGGLYWIMGETGSKPSMN; encoded by the coding sequence ATGGCTGAAACCGGGCCGCTGTTCCCGGGAAACGCAGATTTTCTGGGCGGAAAATTTATTATCTCAGAGGCGGAACTTACCGACCCCAATTTCCAGTTCACCGTGGTGCTGATTATCAGCCATGACAGCGCCGGTGCCCTGGGGCTCGTGGTGAACCGTCCCTCCAACAGCACCCTGGGGGACCTCTTTCCCGAGCAGTTCGGTGATCACAGTGCATCCCATATTCCGATTTTCGTGGGAGGACCTGTACAGCAGGAATATATTTTTCTGGTTCAGCAGGGACTTCCGGAAGATTATCGAAGTGAGGCCGCCATATTGATTCACGACAACATCTATTTTGAACCGGATGTTCGACCCGTCCTTCAGTTTATTCACGACAGCTGGGATGATCTTCCCTATACCCACAGACCCAAGCTTCGGTTTTTCGCCGGATATTCCGGCTGGGCAAACGGCCAGCTGGAGGCGGAGCTGGACCAAAAAGCATGGGTAACCCAGCCGTCCAGCAGCGATATTATTTTCTCACCCAATCCGGAGGTGGGCTGGAGGGATGCACTGAAAAAAAAGGGCGGCCTGTACTGGATCATGGGAGAAACCGGATCCAAGCCCTCCATGAACTGA
- a CDS encoding RluA family pseudouridine synthase, with protein sequence MNRDQNTPAIHSIVVETKNSGISLLRLLSSRFTYLSMEQWIGEIEQGRVRVNGRECGSQRIMEAGETIEYLPRGIREPDVNGDYRIIHRTADYLVINKPPNLPSHPGGIYRNNTLWSMLKTRFPEVTMVNRLDRETSGIIVAALTPRGRWLFQSEERRYGQIKKYLVMVHGRIEDSFDADGWIFQDRSSIIRKKQRFSPSFPDGIPAKSAETRFRSLCSNSEYSLLAAELRTGRTHQIRATLSSLGYPVVGDKIYGPEEEIFLRFISGELENADRETLILDHQALHSAVLCFPPDASQKKSDSGAADGQGRECFAAALPADYSGLIQREFSLNLRDPGEIRLLCL encoded by the coding sequence ATGAATCGGGATCAAAATACCCCTGCAATCCACAGCATCGTGGTTGAAACGAAAAACAGCGGAATCTCTCTTCTCCGGCTTCTCAGTTCCCGGTTCACATACCTTTCCATGGAACAGTGGATCGGGGAAATTGAACAGGGGCGGGTGAGAGTGAACGGCCGGGAATGCGGCTCCCAGCGGATTATGGAAGCCGGAGAAACCATTGAATATCTGCCCCGTGGGATACGCGAACCTGATGTGAACGGCGACTATCGGATTATTCACCGGACCGCCGATTATCTTGTCATCAATAAACCTCCGAACCTGCCTTCTCATCCCGGCGGCATTTACCGGAATAATACTCTCTGGAGCATGCTGAAAACACGTTTTCCGGAGGTGACCATGGTGAACCGTCTCGACCGGGAGACCAGCGGAATTATTGTGGCCGCCCTCACCCCCCGGGGAAGATGGCTGTTTCAGAGTGAAGAACGTCGATACGGACAAATAAAGAAATACCTGGTAATGGTTCACGGGCGGATAGAAGATTCCTTCGACGCCGACGGTTGGATATTCCAGGACAGGAGCAGCATAATCCGGAAAAAGCAGCGGTTCTCTCCTTCGTTTCCTGACGGCATCCCGGCCAAAAGCGCTGAAACACGCTTCAGATCCCTTTGTTCCAACTCGGAATACTCGCTGTTGGCGGCGGAGTTGCGAACCGGCCGTACCCATCAGATCAGAGCCACACTTTCGAGTCTGGGCTATCCGGTGGTGGGAGACAAGATCTACGGTCCCGAGGAGGAAATTTTCCTGAGGTTTATCTCCGGTGAACTTGAGAACGCTGACCGGGAAACGCTGATTCTGGATCACCAGGCTCTTCACAGCGCAGTGTTATGTTTCCCGCCGGATGCATCCCAGAAGAAATCAGACTCGGGGGCGGCAGACGGTCAGGGGAGAGAATGCTTTGCAGCTGCCCTGCCTGCTGATTATTCCGGCCTCATACAACGGGAGTTCTCGCTGAATTTGCGCGATCCCGGGGAGATTCGCCTGTTGTGTCTCTAA
- a CDS encoding amidase family protein translates to MSHQNSIEPDKFFDLINDPRRGNRVTRACITIADPESLNFRGQGKTESSPVPVLVKDNIDTVELGNSGGSLALRDVPVQKDAFIVGKLKEKGAVVAGKTNLSEWANFRSTRSVSGWSSAGGLTRNPHALNRTACGSSSGSAAAVAAGYTEMAIGTETDGSIICPSAMNGVVGLKPGVGRVSRGGIIPISGSQDTAGPIARSIASAAWLLSAIEGEDPEDAATLLNEREGADSPEAFLGMRDLRGIRVGVLKKPEGFDPGVLNLYFSRISRIRELGAELIELDGLPGGKELNEAEFTVLLCEFKDDIRDYLSQRRSGSGFADLGDVMAYNTKHAAEVMPFFAQELFEMSWKTSGRADQSYAAARETCARLAVEQGLAAMFAAHTLDTLVMPSNNPAWLIDPVLGDCARGGSSSPAAVSGWPSLTLPMGDLYGLPLGLSLVGKPWSEARLLGIGHCLEKDFQVNTQPGFRPSVFTPDDPGLHPASQAQ, encoded by the coding sequence ATGAGCCATCAAAATTCTATTGAGCCGGACAAGTTTTTCGACCTGATTAATGACCCCCGACGGGGAAACCGGGTAACCCGGGCATGCATTACCATCGCAGATCCGGAATCTTTGAATTTCCGGGGCCAGGGGAAGACAGAATCTTCTCCGGTGCCGGTGCTTGTGAAGGATAACATAGACACCGTTGAGCTGGGTAACAGCGGCGGCAGCCTTGCGCTGAGAGATGTGCCGGTGCAGAAAGATGCCTTCATTGTTGGAAAGCTGAAGGAGAAAGGCGCCGTTGTGGCGGGTAAGACCAACCTCAGCGAATGGGCCAATTTCCGGTCCACCCGCAGTGTAAGCGGCTGGAGCTCTGCCGGAGGGCTTACCCGCAACCCCCACGCTCTGAACCGCACAGCCTGCGGTTCCAGCTCCGGTTCAGCAGCGGCGGTGGCCGCAGGATACACCGAAATGGCAATCGGAACGGAAACCGACGGCTCTATTATCTGCCCGTCGGCGATGAACGGAGTGGTGGGGCTGAAACCCGGTGTGGGCAGGGTAAGCCGAGGCGGAATTATTCCCATATCCGGCAGCCAGGATACCGCCGGTCCTATTGCCCGAAGTATTGCTTCAGCTGCCTGGCTCCTGTCCGCAATCGAAGGAGAGGATCCGGAGGACGCTGCAACTCTTCTGAACGAACGGGAAGGGGCAGACTCACCGGAGGCATTTTTGGGGATGAGAGATTTACGCGGCATCCGTGTGGGGGTGCTGAAAAAGCCCGAAGGCTTTGATCCCGGGGTTCTGAATCTCTATTTTTCCCGGATTTCCCGGATCAGGGAGCTCGGAGCCGAGCTTATCGAGCTGGATGGATTACCAGGGGGAAAGGAACTGAACGAGGCCGAGTTCACCGTTCTGCTCTGCGAGTTTAAAGATGATATTCGTGATTATTTGAGCCAAAGGCGCAGCGGTTCGGGTTTTGCAGATCTCGGCGATGTAATGGCCTATAACACCAAACATGCCGCGGAGGTGATGCCGTTTTTCGCTCAGGAACTGTTTGAGATGTCCTGGAAGACTTCCGGCAGGGCAGACCAGTCATATGCAGCCGCCCGGGAAACCTGCGCCCGGCTTGCGGTGGAACAGGGCCTGGCTGCCATGTTTGCGGCACATACGCTGGATACCCTGGTTATGCCTTCCAATAATCCCGCATGGCTCATTGATCCGGTTCTGGGGGATTGTGCCAGAGGAGGCAGCAGCAGTCCTGCGGCGGTGAGCGGCTGGCCCTCTCTTACCCTGCCCATGGGAGATCTCTACGGCCTCCCTCTGGGATTATCCCTGGTGGGGAAACCCTGGAGCGAAGCCCGTCTCCTTGGAATCGGCCACTGTCTGGAGAAGGATTTCCAGGTAAACACCCAACCGGGCTTCCGTCCTTCGGTGTTCACCCCGGATGATCCGGGATTGCACCCCGCCTCACAGGCACAGTAG
- a CDS encoding DEAD/DEAH box helicase, which produces MPPYTTGHGIAADIFDDSGRQFEVELDFYDGDLIPGCSCGNGGFCVHTSALLIRAAIDGLIPGMDESRINDFREVLEGRGGTGTMGSSTEADLFQEDLFSFPASPSPHHVSESGSRATAADRAEPSGYPGGRSGGDSVENTADQSDEESTEKSTEKSTEKSTEKSTEKSADGIVADADPAGPAGEHSPAPDFSDLRQGDEGVRPLLRIEQNSGGTGIQLFFRYGDAEVSYRSAAKKQSPYTGSDESDQEGIVRDLEFEERFFTRLKELINPDLVYERGIYADLFKDGPAHDFQIDRDVADFLIHRGRALLDENIPVLVENRPVYSRGELSLSIENDLDMLGIKVSALTPGGKHNIQHSSDADIPGLLSTSSAYVILKERDLKQLEYLKRRGMDTRGVLQTSSLNMVLLDRIYSQLDTGDQEQLRHVLEMKNLLEDVSRIPLCDQPAGLKTELRTYQHYGYSWLEYMVSNGMNPCLADDMGLGKTLQTLSLLLRRKEMSQLGTALIITPVVTMANWAAEARRFAPSLSIMRHEGGGRARDAAELREYDVVLVSYQTLRNDLSVLLDETWNFVILDEAHYIKNIQSQVFKAVRSLKSRHRVSLTGTPIENSVMELFAQMDFLNPGVLGSPRKFYGQFFRGIQREGDENLLDELKELVRPFILRRTKDEVLGELPGKEVIVRYVEMEDEQRRMYDEARLRLMEEIQQESDARLKGSLMFQSLLRLRQLAIHPPLADPAYRGVGSAKMDALRLLMSDILSEDHKVLIFSQFIGSLETIAGLCREEGWKHVLLTGKTRERDQEVQRFQNDPDTRVFLLSLKAGGVGINLTAADSVIIFDPWWNPAAEQQAIDRAHRMGQTKNVSAFKLIVKESIEEKILMLQQQKSTLADEIINGGGSLLSHLSREEMMELFR; this is translated from the coding sequence ATGCCTCCATATACCACCGGACACGGCATAGCAGCGGATATTTTTGATGACTCGGGCAGGCAGTTTGAAGTCGAGCTCGATTTTTACGACGGGGATTTGATACCGGGCTGCAGCTGCGGCAACGGCGGTTTCTGCGTTCATACCTCGGCTCTGCTCATACGTGCTGCCATTGACGGGTTGATCCCGGGTATGGATGAGTCCCGGATAAACGATTTTAGAGAAGTCCTGGAAGGCCGGGGCGGCACCGGGACGATGGGAAGTTCTACGGAGGCTGACCTGTTTCAGGAGGATCTGTTTTCTTTTCCAGCCTCCCCGTCCCCCCACCATGTGTCAGAATCCGGATCACGGGCAACCGCGGCGGACAGGGCCGAACCATCCGGCTATCCGGGTGGAAGATCCGGGGGAGATTCTGTTGAAAATACCGCTGATCAATCTGATGAGGAATCGACTGAGAAATCAACTGAGAAATCAACTGAGAAATCAACTGAGAAATCAACTGAGAAATCTGCAGACGGAATCGTTGCCGATGCAGATCCGGCGGGGCCGGCGGGCGAACACTCCCCGGCACCGGATTTCAGCGATCTGAGACAGGGTGATGAGGGTGTCCGCCCTCTGCTGAGAATTGAACAGAACAGCGGCGGCACGGGCATACAGCTGTTTTTCCGTTATGGAGATGCGGAAGTTTCGTACCGCTCTGCCGCGAAAAAGCAGAGTCCGTATACCGGGTCTGATGAATCGGACCAGGAGGGAATTGTCCGGGATCTGGAATTTGAGGAACGGTTTTTCACCCGCCTGAAAGAACTGATCAATCCCGATCTGGTGTACGAAAGAGGAATTTATGCAGACCTGTTCAAAGACGGCCCCGCACATGATTTCCAGATAGACCGTGATGTTGCGGACTTCCTGATCCACCGGGGCAGAGCTCTCCTTGACGAGAATATCCCCGTTCTGGTGGAAAACCGGCCGGTGTATTCCAGGGGCGAACTCTCCCTCTCTATAGAAAACGACCTGGATATGCTGGGGATCAAGGTTTCAGCCCTCACTCCCGGGGGGAAGCACAACATTCAACATAGTTCAGATGCGGATATTCCCGGTCTGCTCAGTACCTCGTCTGCGTATGTGATCCTGAAAGAACGGGATCTGAAGCAATTGGAGTATCTGAAGCGGAGGGGTATGGATACCCGGGGTGTGCTCCAGACTTCCTCCCTGAATATGGTACTGCTGGACAGAATCTATTCCCAGCTGGATACGGGTGATCAGGAACAGCTGCGTCACGTACTGGAAATGAAGAATCTGCTGGAGGATGTGTCCCGAATCCCTCTCTGTGATCAGCCGGCGGGTTTGAAAACAGAACTCCGTACCTATCAGCATTACGGATATTCATGGCTGGAATACATGGTATCCAATGGAATGAACCCCTGTCTGGCGGATGATATGGGGCTGGGAAAAACCCTTCAGACGCTCAGTCTGCTGTTACGGCGGAAAGAGATGTCTCAGTTGGGCACGGCACTGATAATTACCCCGGTGGTTACAATGGCCAACTGGGCTGCAGAGGCCCGTCGTTTTGCCCCCTCTTTGAGTATTATGAGACATGAGGGGGGCGGAAGAGCCCGGGATGCGGCGGAACTTCGGGAGTACGACGTGGTTCTTGTGAGCTATCAGACGCTCAGGAATGATCTTTCGGTATTGCTGGATGAGACATGGAATTTTGTCATTCTGGATGAAGCCCATTACATTAAGAACATACAGTCCCAGGTGTTCAAGGCGGTCCGGTCTCTGAAATCACGCCACAGAGTGAGCCTGACCGGCACACCCATAGAGAACTCAGTAATGGAATTGTTCGCCCAGATGGACTTTCTGAATCCCGGAGTTCTGGGCAGTCCCCGCAAATTCTACGGCCAGTTTTTCCGGGGAATTCAGCGGGAAGGTGATGAAAATCTTCTGGATGAACTGAAGGAGCTTGTGCGCCCTTTTATTCTCCGGCGGACGAAAGATGAAGTATTGGGAGAACTGCCCGGGAAAGAAGTGATAGTGCGCTATGTTGAAATGGAGGATGAACAGCGCAGGATGTACGATGAGGCCCGTCTCAGGCTTATGGAGGAGATTCAGCAGGAGAGCGACGCCCGTCTCAAAGGAAGTCTCATGTTTCAGTCCCTGCTCAGGCTGAGACAGCTTGCCATCCACCCGCCTCTGGCGGATCCGGCGTACCGGGGGGTGGGATCGGCAAAGATGGATGCCCTCCGGCTGCTTATGTCTGATATTCTCAGTGAAGACCATAAGGTGCTGATCTTCAGTCAGTTTATCGGAAGCCTGGAAACAATTGCCGGATTATGCCGGGAAGAAGGCTGGAAGCATGTGCTGCTCACGGGAAAAACCCGGGAGCGGGACCAGGAAGTGCAGCGCTTTCAGAATGATCCTGACACCCGGGTATTTCTTTTAAGCCTCAAGGCCGGAGGCGTTGGTATCAACCTCACTGCCGCCGATTCGGTCATTATATTCGATCCCTGGTGGAATCCTGCGGCGGAACAGCAGGCCATAGACAGGGCTCACCGGATGGGCCAGACGAAAAACGTGAGCGCATTCAAGCTCATTGTGAAAGAAAGCATAGAAGAGAAGATTCTGATGCTTCAGCAGCAAAAGAGTACCCTTGCGGATGAAATTATTAATGGCGGCGGCAGTCTGCTGAGCCACCTCAGCAGGGAAGAGATGATGGAGCTGTTCCGCTGA